Proteins encoded in a region of the Prunus persica cultivar Lovell chromosome G4, Prunus_persica_NCBIv2, whole genome shotgun sequence genome:
- the LOC18779415 gene encoding uncharacterized protein At2g34460, chloroplastic, producing MAAPLPLIFRNPPLRLCTHHLLYPPLSIAKTSTNPYSLISYSPTNTRSFPILNSTQMEGDEITEEITETTQTNVVGKKKVFVAGATGNTGKRIVEQLLAKGFAVKAGVRNVEKAKASLPQDNPALQIVKADVTEGSAKLAEAISDDSDAVICATGFSYGWDLFAPWKVDNFGTVNLVEACRKLGVNRFILVSSILVNGAAMGQILNPAYIFLNVFGLTLIAKLQAEQYIRKSGINYTIIRPGGLKNDPPTGNLVMEPEDTLSDGSISRDLVAEVAIEALVNPEASYKVVEIVSRPDAPKRSYEDLFGSIKQR from the exons ATGGCAGCTCCTCTGCCTCTCATTTTCAGGAACCCTCCTCTCCGTCTCTGCACTCACCATCTTCTCTACCCTCCTCTTTCCATAGCCAAAACCTCAACCAATCCTTACTCTCTAATTTCCTACTCTCCCACCAACACCAGGTCCTTTCCCATCCTTAATTCCACTCag ATGGAAGGGGATGAAATTACAGAGGAAATTACTGAGACAACTCAAACCAATGTAGTTGGGAAGAAGAAAGTTTTTGTAGCTGGTGCCACTGGAAATACTGGTAAAAGAATTGTTGAGCAGCTACTGGCTAAGGGGTTTGCAGTTAAAGCTGGAGTTCGAAACGTGGAGAAAGCCAAAGCTAGCCTTCCCCAAGACAACCCAGCTCTTCAAATT GTGAAAGCAGATGTGACAGAGGGTTCTGCCAAGCTAGCAGAAGCAATAAGTGATGATTCAGACGCAGTCATTTGTGCCACAGGATTTAGCTATGGATGGGATTTGTTTGCTCCATGGAAG GTTGATAATTTTGGCACAGTCAACCTTGTTGAAGCGTGCCGTAAACTTGGTGTGAACAGGTTTATTCTTGTCAGTTCCATCTTAGTCAACGGAGCAGCAATGGGGCAGATTCTCAATCCAGCTTACATATTCCTTAATGTTTTTGGACTGACCTTAATAGCAAAGCTTCAGGCAGAGCAATATATCAGGAAATCTGGTATaaactatacaataataaGGCCTGGGGGGTTGAAAAATGATCCTCCCACAGGAAACCTTGTGATGGAGCCAGAG GACACTCTTTCTGATGGCAGTATCTCCAGAGATCTGGTTGCAGAAGTAGCTATAGAGGCATTAGTAAATCCTGAAGCATCTTACAAGGTTGTGGAGATTGTTTCGCGTCCTGATGCCCCGAAGCGTTCATATGAGGATCTTTTTGGCTCCATCAAGCAACGGTGA
- the LOC18778445 gene encoding uncharacterized protein LOC18778445 has protein sequence MPAATTKLREIEVMIISAQDLKNVKHVTQVRAYAVVYVEKEYHAARTGVDEQGGTSPTWNEVVKVKFREDLLENDVLAALNVDIYAQGRVREKPVGSARVLLCDVLKGGDEREPADNPVQCMTVQVWRPSGRPHGLLNLWVPPTGRFLMRRESLSFSAREAVDGEEVEVEEEPVVKGGEEA, from the coding sequence ATGCCGGCGGCGACAACAAAGCTCCGAGAAATAGAAGTGATGATAATCTCGGCGCAAGACCTGAAGAACGTGAAGCACGTGACGCAGGTAAGAGCGTACGCGGTGGTGTACGTGGAGAAGGAATACCACGCTGCAAGGACGGGCGTGGACGAGCAGGGCGGGACCAGCCCCACGTGGAACGAGGTCGTCAAGGTGAAGTTCCGGGAGGACCTGCTGGAGAACGACGTGCTAGCGGCGCTGAACGTGGACATCTACGCGCAAGGGCGCGTGAGGGAGAAGCCGGTGGGCAGCGCCAGGGTGCTGCTGTGCGACGTTTTGAAGGGCGGGGACGAGCGGGAGCCGGCGGATAATCCAGTGCAGTGCATGACGGTGCAAGTGTGGAGGCCGTCTGGTAGGCCCCACGGGCTGCTGAACCTGTGGGTCCCGCCGACAGGGAGGTTCTTGATGAGGAGGGAGTCTTTATCGTTTAGTGCGAGGGAAGCGGTGGACGGTGAagaggtggaggtggaagaGGAGCCTGTGGTGAAAGGTGGCGAGGAGGCATAG
- the LOC18780005 gene encoding uncharacterized protein At4g18257: MNPNGPAHIMWRWSPLRIHHHPPSQTETNSDIPINQIQTEEEESYVTANDLNPEIAEMAEEETKKRSVVVESLGWLTESSIMPKKHRAIAGVGASSIMELKAQLYKSQEDSKKSKELAGSEVEFHRAKKKITSHDPLSAKNSGVDARAHKDKLELKAVNDGSASYAALERKAALYDKLVKGELSDEEDKEKYCVDFFCKRVDQDEPQQTQHYDLPAVVSSENQDGESDASMLFSMKPLGLGRAAATMDNDVYKSFVREVHEEANVAREKASELKQRREEQAGARREKLKQAYIRKQLEKLKAASNKEQT; this comes from the exons ATGAACCCAAATGGGCCGGCCCACATTATGTGGCGGTGGAGTCCATTACGAATCCACCACCACCCGCCCTCGCAAACCGAAACGAATTCAGATATTCCaatcaatcaaattcaaacagaagaagaagaaagctaCGTCACTGCCAACGATCTCAATCCTGAAATTGCAGAAATGGCGGAGGAGGAGACGAAGAAGAGAAGTGTGGTGGTGGAATCCTTGGGATGGCTAACGGAATCTTCAATTATGCCCAAGAAGCACCGCGCCATCGCCGGCGTCGGAGCCTCCTCGATAATGGAGCTCAAGGCCCAACTCTATAAGTCGCAAGAAGACTCCAAGAAGTCCAAGGAACTCGCCGGCTCAGAAGTCGAGTTCCACCGCGCCAAGAAGAAGATCACGTCACACGATCCCTTGTCCGCCAAGAACTCCGGCGTCGATGCCCGGGCCCACAA AGACAAGCTTGAGCTCAAAGCAGTTAATGACGGATCAGCTAGCTATGCAGCATTAGAGAGGAAGGCCGCATTGTATGATAAGCTAGTAAAGGGGGAGCTATCTGATGAGGAAGATAAGGAGAAGTATTGTGTGGATTTTTTTTGCAAGAGAGTTGACCAGGATGAACCGCAGCAAACTCAGCATTATGATTTGCCTGCTGTAGTATCTTCGGAGAATCAAGATGGTGAGAGTGATGCTTCCATGCTGTTTAGCATGAAACCGTTGGGGCTTGGGCGAGCAGCAGCAACAATGGACAATGATGTTTACAAGAGTTTTGTGAG GGAAGTACACGAAGAAGCAAATGTAGCGAGAGAGAAGGCATCTGAGCTCAAACAGCGCAGGGAAGAGCAAGCAGGGGCTCGTCGTGAGAAGTTAAAACAGGCATATATAAGGAAACAATTGGAGAAACTAAAAGCGGCATCCAACAAGGAACAGACATAA